In the Pseudomonadota bacterium genome, ATTGTCATGTCAGCCAATCGGGTACGGTGTCGTCGGCCAAGCCGGTCTGCGCGGCCCGCGCGCAGGCCGCCAGCCCGCCAAAGCGGACGTCGCGGCCCGAGAGCGCCGGCCCGTAGTGTGCGTACTTGCCCGAGTTGGTCATGAGCGTTCTGGCTGCGGGCGGGAAGACCGGTTCCGAGATCGAGCACCAGCAGAGGTCGGTCACCACCTGAACGCCTGCGTCGGTGAGCGTGTCAAGCAGCCCTTCGCGGGCCGCTTGCGCATGGGTCGCACGGCTCAATGTGATAAGGGTGGTGGTGTATTCGTCGCACCGTGTGCCGTCCACCAGCGCGGCGAATTGGCGGGTTTCGTTCAACGAGAAATGCGGGCTGCCGAGCGCGACGAGCTCCACCCGCGACGACCCGGTGTTGAAGGTGTCCCAGGCGCGGCGAAAATCCACGCGGGACAACGACAAGACCGGCGCACCGGGTTTGGGTGGCAGGGCGCTCTCGGGTGTGACGCCGGCAATGTGCAGCATCGGCGAGGCCGAGGTGGTGCCGAACGCGGCGCACACGGCGCGCAGGTCGTCCGCGTGCGGGTCGGTGTGCTCGAGGCCGCGCAGCAACGGAATGCGGTTCGGTGCGAGCGCGCCAACCAGCCACCCGAGCAGCGCCCAAACGGCGTCGTCACAGCCCTCGGGCAAGGCGACGTCGATGATGAGGTCGGGGTTGCGGTTGCCATCGAGGTAGACGCCCGCGCGCGGTGCGCGCCCCGTCAAGGCGATGAAGAGGTCGAGAAAGTCCGGGTGTTTGACTGTACGTGCGCCGAGCACGCTGTTGGCGTAGATCACGGCGTTCGACTCCGACCAACCGACCGGCTCGTCGACCCCCGGCCTGTCGTCGGCCTGGTAGGGCGCGCAGGTGAAGGTAGGTGCTGCACCCATCCGCACGTAGGCGTCGGCCAGACGGCTCGCGGGCACGCCGAGCGCGGCCGGAACCCGTTGCCGCTCCCAGTTGTCCCGGTCCACTGAAATCGCGTTCATGGTGGTGGGGATGGCGACACGGGCACCCATGTCAGCGAGTCGTTCGGCGAAGGTGAGGTTCGCTGGGCTCGCGTAGATGCACCCGTCGATGTGCGCCCGGGTGACGTCGATCAGCGTGTCGGCGCCCTGGATCGTTGCGACGTCGCACAGCACCTGCATTGCCAGGCGCACGGCGTCGCCGTCTGTCCCCGCGAGCTTCGACCTGTCCGCGTGCGACAAGGCCAGCGCTCCGAGGTCGAGTGGCATCAGGTCTATCGTGACGTCCCCAGCCGTCAGCTGAGTGCCCCGAATCGA is a window encoding:
- a CDS encoding aconitase X, whose translation is MSGSNDVTVPEPASSKGMSVPQLLVAAPAFGAVVVCDEGLSFWGGVDPVDGRIVDTYHPQCGVSLAGSVALMPSSRGSCSGSGVLLELALNGKAPAALVFRDAEDVLTLGALVATRMFARPLAVVRLPAADYNRLTREPTASIRGTQLTAGDVTIDLMPLDLGALALSHADRSKLAGTDGDAVRLAMQVLCDVATIQGADTLIDVTRAHIDGCIYASPANLTFAERLADMGARVAIPTTMNAISVDRDNWERQRVPAALGVPASRLADAYVRMGAAPTFTCAPYQADDRPGVDEPVGWSESNAVIYANSVLGARTVKHPDFLDLFIALTGRAPRAGVYLDGNRNPDLIIDVALPEGCDDAVWALLGWLVGALAPNRIPLLRGLEHTDPHADDLRAVCAAFGTTSASPMLHIAGVTPESALPPKPGAPVLSLSRVDFRRAWDTFNTGSSRVELVALGSPHFSLNETRQFAALVDGTRCDEYTTTLITLSRATHAQAAREGLLDTLTDAGVQVVTDLCWCSISEPVFPPAARTLMTNSGKYAHYGPALSGRDVRFGGLAACARAAQTGLADDTVPDWLT